In Rosa rugosa chromosome 4, drRosRugo1.1, whole genome shotgun sequence, the genomic stretch GTGAGATATTATTAGTGAAATGGGGGACAGCTCCAATACTCTGATCTTGATATACATGATAGAGTAGATTCGAAGACCACGTTTTCATTACTGCTTGATCTTGCTTCAGAGTTGTTGTAGAAGAGACTAGTTCTTCTGTGAAATTCTTCCAATCTGTAAACGTGCCATAAGATATTACAACTACAATATTTCACTATGATCTATATGTAAAGTTCTATTTCAAAGACTATGGGTGTAGGCCGGAGTAAATATTTTCTTTAGTAGTTAGATTGTACAAAATAGTTCAGTTCATCAGCCACATACTTTCGGTCATTTTATTCGATTTTTTTTATTGACTTGAGAGATTTAACGTTAGAAATAGAAACTATATATTACCACTTTGCTAATGGCACGTCTCCAACTCAAATCATCTTAAGAGCTGCTTGAATGAGATAAAATTACCGCACAATCAAAATACATCTTAAATATATGAATTTGCCAATTTACATCTTAAATATATGAATTTGCCAATTTTAACTAAGTGAGTTGGTTGCACAGATTTTTACACTGAAGTGTTTTGTGGAACCAACTTCACCTAACTAATTCTTGATGAATAAGAGCAAAGACTAAAATATCACACTCATGAGTAAACTTCATGGGAATGGAACCCCTTGCCGATCCAACTCCACTTGAACTTGATTGGTAAAACAGAACTCACTACATTACAGGCCAGTGTGTTTTTCGTATGCACCTCAACTAAATATTAAATCCTAGTAAggaataaaaattgtaagtctTTTGTGGAGACCTAAAGCTCTAGTAGTATCCTTTGCATGAAGAGAAGATTTTGGACTTCCCCTGTTTCACCTTTTAAAACATCAGTATCCTAAAGATCAGATATGTGCTTTCAGATTCTTACGGAATTTTATTAAAGCTGAAAAGATTTTATTACACAAACAGAATCCAATTACTTCTTTCATTCGACTGCTCAAAATGTGCATCGTCACTGCCTAACGCCACAACATGATGAAACCGAGTTTCCAGCTGAGAGATTGATGCTTACAACATGTCCACTTCCCTAAAAGCGATTTCAATTCATTATTCCATTTTGTGCTGATGACTGAGTGGAGTGAAAGTTGGACTAACAAGAAGTCTCCTTGGTGAAGTTCCTTCCAACAAAGGCCTTCCATAGCTACCTTCAGATGAAATAGGCCTCCCCGTGCCAATGAGTGAAGTTCTCCTCATACCGTGTGTAGGAAGAATCATGCGGAATGTCCAATTCAGAATATTAGGTGCAAACACCCTGTAAAGCAGGAATATGTCATACCAGCTTGGATACTTCACGTATGCATCTCCTCGGCAAGCCCCTGCTACAATTAACCTTGCAAAATCCTCCACCGGTCCGCCACTCACATGTACCTAGTATGAAAATCGGTCCGGTTAGCAATGAAATCGTCTATGCATTGCAGATCCAGTAATGAAATATCAAAGAAGGCAACAGCAAGTACCTCTCTTTCTTCCTTCCATTGCATTTCAGCACCCTCATCTACCATGAACTTGCCTCTTGACATTTCACTAACAATCCATCCATGAGTTGCAATTGTTATCCCCACGTCATCTTTTACTTCTAATCTCAGTGTCTCATAAAAGTTGACCAGAGCTGCCTTTGCCGCCTAGTGATAATTCAAATTTGACACAACAAAAGGAAATCAATAGTTAATATATGCTCTTTGATTTAATTACTTGCAGAGACATTTTGATGGACCATTATAGCCCCATGTAATCTTTGTAATTGTAGTTTGACAATAAGTTCAATAACTCAAACACATGATATTCATGTAACATTCAAACTATCCCCAGCTAGTACTTCGTAACATATACTCACAGCATATAAACTCATCCGCGGCAAAGGTAACCAGCTCTCAACTGAAGCATTAACAATGACTTTTCCATGGGTTTGACGCAGGTAAGGAAGAGCAACATATGTAGGATAAACATTTCCCCAAAAATTTATGTCCTGAGAACAAAGATATTCAAAACCACAGTATTTTAATTGCTACATAAATAACTTCAAATCGTATTAAAGTTATAAACCAAAATTTTAAAGTTCTGTGTATGCAATTTCAAATCCTTACCAACAGCTGGGGAAACACAGAAGTGTCTGTAACTTCCTCAAAGCTGAACGTGTGTCCTAAGCTTACTGTGTTTACAAGATGATCCACTGCAGAATGGGAGCATTTCAGTAGGAGAAAAAGGAGTATGAAGATAGCTTTTTGAAGAGAACTAACACTAAATGACTACATTTATTTTCAGAACAAACATATAGGCCAGCAGGCCCAGAACTAAGGCACAAACCACATTCATGAAGGTGGAATAGTGTTTTTGGCATAGCATCAGTTAACCACCTATCACTTTAGTATGTAAAAGAAATGTGATGATTAGAAGAAGCAGTACTTGGTAGTACTTTCTTTTTCAGCACAGTATAAGCACTAGACTGTTGTAGCTTATTAGAAACCACCTGATCCAACACACACCAGACTGTATTCTTGAAACTGATTGACTAGTGCAAAAAGTAAAGATTGGAACACAAAGGTAATTAAAGACAAACTATTGGATTCCTCACAATAGTGGAGTGCCAAAATCATCAAATATAAAACATGAACTTCATGCTTCCCCCTTTCTattgattggaaaaaaaaaaaattaaacaaaataaagcTTCGGCAGTTGAAGGGAAGAGACATAAGATAACCAATCCAATTCTATTTAACTATCTTAACTGAAGCTTATTAATTCTTGATTTAAGCTGACTCATTATCATGCTACTGCTGAAACAATAGCTGTTATAGTGAAGCAGTTGTAGCAAAACTGTGCTACTTTAGGAAACTCTCTATTCAAGTGTCTGTTTATTTATAATTGAGCTTAACTTAAGATTTCACCAATTAATAGAGTTTCTTATCCAAAAAAATTCGTCCAAGATAATACCAGTGCACCACCAAATTGGGAGACATCCGGTATTACATAAGGCTTCATAACTGGTTTGATCTTTGTGAAATTCTATCTTAATTACGCAGACTAAGTGAAGGTATTTATACATTTTGGTGTATGTGGATAGAGACGTGCAAATAGTCTAGTAACTAAACTAGAGCTTAAGAAGTGCAGTCACAGGTTTGTCAAGCTTATAATACATTTGTGTTTTCAATTGATCATGATTGACATACCATGAATGCTAACTGTTTCTATAAAAGACACAAGAATATCATTAATTTATTCTCATGGTTATTATACAACATAGTATAATTAAGGACTAGAAGGAACTTGCTAAATGAAGTTTCTTCAAGAACAATT encodes the following:
- the LOC133707487 gene encoding 11-beta-hydroxysteroid dehydrogenase B, producing MDLLNSVLNFVVPPASLVMLAFSWPALCFISGCEWLYNQFNGEDMEDKVVIITGASSGIGEQIAYEYAKRRAKLVLVARRETRLRGIGENARFLGAKHVLIIAADVVKEEDCRRFINETINIYGRVDHLVNTVSLGHTFSFEEVTDTSVFPQLLDINFWGNVYPTYVALPYLRQTHGKVIVNASVESWLPLPRMSLYAAAKAALVNFYETLRLEVKDDVGITIATHGWIVSEMSRGKFMVDEGAEMQWKEEREVHVSGGPVEDFARLIVAGACRGDAYVKYPSWYDIFLLYRVFAPNILNWTFRMILPTHGMRRTSLIGTGRPISSEGSYGRPLLEGTSPRRLLVSPTFTPLSHQHKME